The proteins below are encoded in one region of Oncorhynchus nerka isolate Pitt River linkage group LG15, Oner_Uvic_2.0, whole genome shotgun sequence:
- the otop1 gene encoding proton channel OTOP1, with translation MVEHGGLDLMCLNKSYSHSSTTSSSSSEREKKIFTKLKVSLTEDYPQKNAEILSGQYGTNLLLIGVSLMLAIAHHGASVKEEHLLSFITTLMILQLIWMIWYIVSRDRQSNLQPEKDVHATTCWIRGGLTLLALLSLIMDAFRIGYFVGYRSCVSAVLGVYPIIHATHTIAQVHFLWFHIKDVIKTFETFERFGVIHAVFTNLLLWCNGVMSEAEHFLNNHKRRLSSLGYVNLTIVDMEPHCNCTTSACSMFSNSLYYLYPFNIEYHIFVSAMLFVMWKNIGRSINLQYNRKRPATRTQGLVVGPILGLVALASTIGVLVVYIIHVEESMDTRESAIAMFYCYGIVMLVFMCSAGATGLLIYRADPMPMDTTKNPSRTLDTEILFGSSVGSWLMSWCSVVAVAASSSSPSYRWTNLMYSLLIVLEKYIQNLFIIESLYRQREDGEREDAEAAGPVPEIFSVTSSLAPPYNGIINRAYENPDKVCVTLENEQVENGQVYGTFSSRKHSAVPLHAGSNVAETPSKKRQILKNIAVFLFMCNISLWILPAFGCRPQYDNGLEQETFGFTIWTTVLNFAVPMNLFYRMHSVASLFEVFRRV, from the exons ATGGTTGAGCACGGAGGCCTTGATCTTATGTGTTTAAATAAGTCCTACAGTCACAGTTCCACTACCTCGTCCTCCAGCTCAGAGCGAGAAAAGAAAATATTCACCAAGTTGAAAGTCAGTTTGACTGAGGACTATCCGCAGAAGAACGCGGAGATCCTGAGCGGCCAGTATGGGACTAACTTACTTTTGATCGGCGTGTCGCTGATGCTGGCTATTGCGCACCATGGCGCATCAGTGAAGGAAGAGCACCTGTTGTCGTTTATCACGACCCTCATGATCCTCCAGCTGATATGGATGATATGGTACATCGtgagcagagacaggcagagtaaCTTACAGCCAGAAAAGGATGTGCATGCTACTACCTGTTGGATAAGAG GTGGGTTAACTCTTCTTGCGCTCCTCTCGTTGATCATGGATGCCTTCCGAATTGGTTATTTTGTGGGCTATCGATCATGCGTGTCGGCTGTTCTAGGGGTATACCCTATCATCCACGCAACTCACACAATAGCACAG GTCCATTTCCTTTGGTTTCACATCAAGGACGTCATCAAGACCTTCGAGACCTTTGAAAG ATTTGGCGTCATCCATGCAGTCTTCACCAACCTGCTACTGTGGTGCAACGGTGTGATGTCTGAGGCTGAGCACTTCCTAAACAACCACAAGAGAAGGCTCTCTTCCCTGGGCTATGTAAACCTCACCATAG TGGATATGGAGCCTCACTGTAATTGCACTACCAGCGCCTGCTCCATGTTCTCCAACAGCCTCTATTACCTATACCCCTTCAACATAGAGTACCACATCTTTGTCTCTGCAATGCTCTTCGTCATGTGGAAGAACATAGGGCGCAGCATTAACCTCCAGTACAACCGGAAAAGGCCGGCTACCAGGACCCAGGGGCTGGTTGTCGGCCCCATCCTGGGTCTTGTCGCCCTGGCCAGCACCATCGGCGTGCTGGTGGTCTACATCATCCACGTGGAAGAGTCGATGGACACCCGGGAGTCGGCCATCGCAATGTTCTACTGCTACGGCATCGTCATGCTGGTGTTCATGTGCTCGGCCGGGGCCACGGGTCTGCTCATATACCGTGCCGACCCTATGCCCATGGACACCACCAAGAACCCCTCGCGGACGCTGGACACAGAGATCCTATTCGGATCGTCGGTGGGCTCCTGGCTCATGTCCTGGTGCAGCGTGGTGGCTGTGGCAGCCTCAAGCAGCAGCCCGAGCTACCGCTGGACCAACCTGATGTACTCGCTGCTCATTGTCCTGGAGAAGTACATCCAGAACCTGTTCATCATAGAGTCCCTCTACCGCCAGCGGGAGGACGGTGAGAGGGAGGACGCTGAGGCGGCGGGGCCTGTGCCGGAGATCTTCTCTGTGACCTCCTCCTTGGCTCCGCCCTACAACGGCATCATCAACCGGGCGTACGAGAACCCAGACAAGGTCTGTGTCACGCTGGAGAACGAGCAGGTGGAGAACGGACAGGTTTACGGAACATTCAGCTCACGGAAACATTCGGCGGTGCCCCTGCACGCCGGGAGCAACGTGGCGGAGACCCCGAGCAAGAAGAGGCAGATTCTGAAGAACATCGCTGTCTTCCTCTTCATGTGCAACATCTCA CTCTGGATCCTTCCTGCCTTCGGCTGCAGACCCCAGTATGACAACGGCCTGGAGCAGGAGACGTTTGGCTTCACCATATGGACAACAGTTCTCAATTTTGCCGTGCCCATGAACCTCTTTTACCGCATGCACTCTGTGGCCTCCCTCTTCGAAGTCTTCCGAAGGGTGTGA
- the LOC115142762 gene encoding transmembrane protein 128-like, with the protein MLAGSDFVNLRNRFKKDAELLMQGVSAGDRNEKSQEEKDAKPLSRINRHSVFWIVSSVGLTYYFDFLRVLMENEDIKSWWFNLGVILLGICLSLATFCIVYLEWFKGIKDYDQEYPAIAPITTAAFIAASCSLNIALWPVWSFLTPILLFTQFMGGVMLISMLG; encoded by the exons ATGCTTGCTGGTAGTGATTTCGTAAATCTGCGAAATAGATTCAAGAAAGATGCTGAACTTCTTATGCAAGGGGTTTCAGCAGGTGACCGCAACGAAAAGA GTCAAGAAGAGAAAGATGCCAAACCACTCTCTCGGATCAACCGCCATTCTGTCTTCTGGATTGTGTCATCTGTTGGGTTGACGTATTATTTCGACTTCCTCCGGGTCCTCATGGAGAATGAGGATATCAAAAG CTGGTGGTTCAATCTTGGTGTGATACTGCTGGGAATATGCCTATCTTTGGCCACATTTTGCATTGTATACCTGGAGTGGTTCAAGGGCATAAAGGACTACGACCAGGAGTACCCTGCTATTGCCCCTATTACCACAGCAGCCTTCATTGCAGCATCATGCAG TTTAAATATAGCACTGTGGCCTGTGTGGTCGTTCCTCACCCCCATCCTCCTGTTTACCCAGTTCATGGGTGGTGTTATGCTCATATCCATGCTTGGGTGA